A stretch of the Streptococcus himalayensis genome encodes the following:
- a CDS encoding discoidin domain-containing protein: MSKDSKHLFSKNSKYALRKLSVGTASILVGYVLFSGAARVEAAEISTATPPDDRSTSELADREEKHAESSAVTYGAKPVLDASLPTLAREESTPALEEGAMNSATPREEDLKASERLSGYSNANEERDSDGIRANRSSVFSEETDKSRISDAVKNTVQSDKRLVTNSAATLRSTGLVGGFRKAEIESVEKTPDVNHLLGVSATASDTEVVQFSADKAVDGKENTRWATNLNVSNPTLTVNLAKKTHIERVELDWDPRLKDGQPDPNVHAWKLYASSDETVTEASTWTEIHSRVGAPSQHEQINVMTPVDTRHLKLVVEDYRAGRLNWRNVGIQEFRAFSNIYEDIERRPDINHLLNATATASDTEVAQFSADKAVDGQESTRWATNLNASNPTLTVNLAKKTHIERVELDWDPRLKAGQPDPNVHGWKLYASSDEHLTASSTWTEIHSRTGEPSQKERIQLTNPIDARHLKLVVEDYRAGRLNWRNVGIQEFRAFSNAQPAIRTLEDIQQLSLNEEGNQLLLPEVAGTLSIKKTSALPIIDTSGKIYQPLIDKDVKVYLEEKLADRTIEKEFVVHVVGRHPDEGIGDKPNVVPAVQEWHGVEGKTSITSRMRVQADSDFESVADKYKSDLAARGLRFETDVTDGPTLSFAKVVDKGYGREGYGIMISQDGVRIEAEDSVGAFYATRTLLQMGENNLQNGELRDYPSFEHRGFMLDTGRKFIPYETVMEVLENMAYYKLNDLQLHLNDNYIFLKEHIAGKNLTREEQLDYVLHHAKDGFRVETDVVGADGTPLTSKEHYTRAQMQAIIHKAQELGINLVPEIDTPGHALSFVKVRPDLMYQGSVGRHHDVERVAMLNLEDKYDETLAFVKSVYDKLLDGENAPLKGIKTIHIGTDEYYGNSESYRRYANDLMNYIKSKGLTPRIWGSLSIKTGRTPVDFTGSEVDIWNLGWQDPGAALALGAKIINILDIPTYSVPSGSGSRGGYGDYNDYVRQYNAWQPNDFSVAGGKRFAMTQPNILGGGYAVWNDNIDLHETGLTSYDIFKRFFAALPVTAQKTWGSSRAAQTYAELTLLDSEKKYAPATNPDYRISTEIYRRLTVDALKQLARQTEQGSPLVMTVAQKIQTSLPHVGPNAVLSLDVELTGDGVQLFSSTGKDKLYLADEDGRIGYQFEHMKVQFDTILPKNQRVKLDLVTKEQLTELYVNGEKQAILAQEAYPRLAHYSLVLPLEMIGGFNGKLYNLRLSNEEFQNPRVIEPDHYETITASSEEADNATDQEGLIGLAFDGKPGTIWHSHWTKKDASYTVDMHLKAAEMVNGLSYLPRKGAENGIVTRYEVYADRDGTLTKVTEGTWAKNAKEKIAAFDGVMTNHVQLKILEGHGGFASAAEIALLRPYVVNDAETSEETEKPADSGISDLPPSVDKKQDAAATPKIWQAIHHINDADQTISFDDQWKFHLGEAVGAELKQFDDATWQNVNLPHDYSLTQDYTQAGEGESGYKPGGIGWYRKNFTIGEKAKKGRVMLQFDGSYMETEVFINGQSLGKHPNGYTAFTYDLTDYIKDNEENLLAVKVTNTIPSSRWYSGSGIYRSLQLQVMPEVHLEENGVSVKTPDLASTYQDAAGSRVGIDAQVVNQGTSDATVSVKTTLFERNADGSLGRQVASADSGAQMIGAGQSHALHTQMQLVHPKLWSVDNPNLYIVKTEIYKDGEKIHSNQQETGFRFTRFDENRGFFLNGQATKLKGVSMHHDQGALGAAAYADAIARQFDILKDMGVNAVRVTHNPSSRVMKDIANRKGMLLIDEAFDTWEHAKNGNQFDYARWFNTPIGEKNAKYLQNVRSADQTWAEYDIKRMVRSGVNDPSIIMWSTGNEVMEGFSANVSNYPQLIERLINWIDEADGSRPATLGDNKLKQSLRESVGMANALSNRTTGPKGVVGYNYADGSQYDRGHREHPDWIMYGSETASAINSRGVYTVKGNARRNDKQLTSYDQSKVNWGHYASQAWYDTIKRDFVAGEFVWTGFDYLGEPTPWNGTGAGAVAGWPSPKSSYFGIVDTAGFPKDSFYFYQSQWNDKVHTLHVLPGSWNEEELSLQNNEVEVVVYSDAAKVKLVHISPDGQETDLGTKAFTAHTTEAGHRYQVYEDDDKQAEEHKNLYLTWRVPYRAGRIKAIAYDQNNQEILDTQGRKEIKNFGAPSRVVARISPSSRTITQGNQTVDNHSLVYVELAVEDQAGELVANSKVPITVQVTGPAELIGMDNGDPTDYTPYQEHQRKAFGGKAIAILRMTGEAGQVQIHATSPQLEGAQLDFSVRGRSTPDKKTITDVELAKTVYVKKGNELQLPQTVRVRYSDHTVENRMISFDENLVREKLALGESFTLTGQVEGLEAPVDMFVAVIDQVASMKHISMVTAVGNAPQLPSTVQAYLADGKLLAIPFPVEWTLPEATVYQKEGQVTIEGRAQVLGDLLPVKAFVRIAQPTETLDQNVAPSVVRLTEDTEGETSDTLEAIKDQGLTVAANNSGGANPTIWSNYASSQRGDTNSTLTFEYDTAQNISQVDVYYATDTYALALPKSTTFSWKLSGESAAEVIGAHQIATSTEGRVTKVSYKLDRIVPAVIFNIHVENADKSPGKGKPSTGIVETKLWTAVTNLVAHHDANLSEIRLGDQVISGEGLTETIFASSMPTTIEANNTAKNVGVTILPANNNEILILTESEDKSQHKTYRVKLGYIPNAEWSIEAGSVENRESEAVEHIKDEKPRTLWHSAWAGTTVDNLYLTMDTGKNRLLSGLAYLPRQDGSSNGKVSEYEVYISSDKENWIKVATGSLPDTTDWQEISFAPQEGRYLKFQALHTRGDSGTDRFMSAAEIRIREAAETTVPEKPTLELHHSVGDVAAPTVSEKPILELHHSVGDIPAPTVSDKPTLELHHSVGDVSAPTVSEKPILELHHSVGDIPAPTVSEKPTLELHHSVGDIPAPTVSEKPILELHHSVGDVAAPTVSEKPTLELHHSVGDVPAPTVSEKPILELHHSVGDVPAPTVSEKPILELPHSVGDVPAPTVSEKPILELHHSVGDVAAPTVSEKPILELHHSVGDIPAPTVSEKPILELHHSVGDVPAPTVSEKPILELHHSVGDIPAPTVSEKPTLELHHSVGDAAAPMVSEKPILELHHSVGDVAAPTVSEKPILELHHSVGDIPAPTVSEKPTLELHHSVGDVPAPTVSEKPTLEMHHSVGDVSAPTVSEKPILELYHSVGDAAAPTVSGKPTLELHHSVGDVAAPTVSEKPTLELHHSVGDVAAPTVSEKPTLELHHSVGDAAAPTVSEKPILELHHSVGDVPAPTVSEKPTLELHHAVGGTVADKPTLELGNVVSATPAPTVEDKMMGLVHEGTQLKVVGSVAALNGATKLRVRPMASTAPALENQNYELYDVTLYNEKDEPVQIKGEVTVVLPSKGKVDKVYYVLNNMTESLPFVQNADQTEVVFKVTHFSQYGLVYAKGEPAPVVNGVEVKPVNTATTVKPGIQLLANDKKEEKMEAQSMPADKMMADKEMKSEQSLPNTGSAESALGLAGLVLMAMGASALKPRNKDV, translated from the coding sequence ATGAGTAAAGATTCGAAACACTTATTTTCTAAGAATAGTAAGTATGCTCTTAGAAAATTATCGGTGGGGACAGCTTCTATTTTAGTTGGCTATGTCCTATTTTCGGGGGCTGCTCGAGTTGAAGCAGCTGAAATCTCTACTGCCACACCTCCTGATGATAGGAGCACCTCAGAGTTGGCAGACAGGGAAGAAAAGCACGCGGAGTCATCGGCTGTTACATATGGGGCAAAGCCAGTTCTAGATGCAAGTTTGCCTACTCTTGCTCGCGAGGAATCAACGCCTGCTCTGGAGGAAGGGGCGATGAATAGTGCTACTCCAAGGGAGGAAGATTTAAAAGCGTCAGAAAGATTGTCTGGGTATTCCAACGCAAATGAAGAGCGTGACTCAGATGGGATTCGTGCAAATCGTTCCAGTGTCTTTTCAGAAGAAACGGATAAGTCTAGAATATCCGATGCTGTCAAAAATACGGTTCAATCGGATAAGAGACTTGTAACAAATAGCGCTGCAACTTTGCGTTCTACTGGATTAGTAGGAGGATTTCGAAAAGCTGAAATTGAAAGTGTTGAGAAAACACCAGATGTTAATCATCTTTTGGGAGTTTCTGCGACGGCGTCTGACACAGAAGTTGTTCAATTCTCAGCCGATAAGGCAGTGGATGGCAAAGAAAATACACGTTGGGCTACGAATCTCAATGTTTCCAATCCAACACTGACTGTCAATTTAGCTAAGAAAACGCATATCGAGAGAGTAGAATTAGACTGGGATCCACGGTTAAAAGATGGTCAGCCAGATCCAAATGTACATGCATGGAAATTATACGCTAGTTCTGATGAAACAGTCACAGAAGCTAGCACTTGGACAGAAATTCATAGCCGAGTAGGAGCTCCATCTCAACATGAACAAATCAATGTGATGACACCGGTGGACACTCGTCATTTGAAGCTAGTCGTTGAAGATTACCGAGCCGGTCGTTTGAATTGGCGTAATGTCGGTATCCAAGAATTTCGAGCCTTCTCCAATATCTATGAAGATATTGAACGAAGACCGGATATCAACCATTTGCTGAATGCTACTGCCACAGCATCTGATACGGAAGTCGCTCAATTCTCAGCCGATAAGGCGGTGGATGGTCAAGAAAGCACACGTTGGGCTACGAATCTCAATGCTTCCAATCCAACACTGACTGTCAATTTAGCTAAGAAAACGCATATCGAGAGAGTAGAGTTAGACTGGGATCCACGTTTGAAGGCAGGCCAGCCAGATCCAAATGTACATGGATGGAAATTATATGCTAGTTCAGATGAACATTTGACAGCATCCAGTACTTGGACAGAAATTCATAGCCGAACTGGAGAGCCGTCTCAAAAAGAACGCATTCAACTCACTAATCCGATAGATGCTCGTCATTTGAAGTTAGTCGTTGAAGATTACCGAGCCGGTCGTTTGAATTGGCGCAATGTCGGTATTCAAGAATTTCGAGCCTTTTCTAATGCTCAACCAGCCATTCGTACCCTAGAAGATATTCAGCAACTCAGCTTAAATGAAGAAGGAAATCAACTGCTCTTGCCAGAGGTTGCAGGTACACTTTCAATCAAGAAAACAAGTGCACTTCCCATCATTGATACAAGTGGAAAAATTTATCAACCATTGATTGATAAGGATGTCAAGGTCTATCTAGAGGAAAAATTAGCTGATCGCACCATTGAAAAGGAATTTGTAGTCCATGTTGTCGGTCGCCATCCAGATGAAGGCATCGGAGATAAGCCAAATGTCGTACCGGCTGTTCAGGAATGGCATGGGGTTGAAGGAAAAACTTCTATTACTTCTCGTATGCGGGTGCAAGCAGATTCGGACTTTGAAAGTGTTGCAGATAAGTACAAGTCAGACTTGGCTGCTCGAGGTTTAAGATTTGAAACGGATGTAACAGATGGTCCAACCTTGTCCTTTGCTAAGGTCGTTGATAAGGGATATGGTCGTGAAGGTTACGGCATCATGATCAGTCAGGATGGAGTTCGTATTGAGGCAGAAGATTCAGTTGGTGCATTTTATGCTACGAGAACCTTGCTTCAAATGGGGGAGAACAATCTACAAAATGGTGAGTTAAGAGATTATCCAAGCTTTGAACATCGTGGTTTCATGCTTGATACAGGACGAAAATTCATTCCGTATGAAACTGTGATGGAAGTTTTGGAAAATATGGCTTACTACAAGCTCAATGATTTACAGCTCCATTTGAATGATAATTATATTTTCCTTAAAGAGCATATCGCAGGAAAGAATTTAACACGAGAAGAGCAACTAGATTATGTATTGCACCATGCAAAAGATGGATTTCGGGTAGAGACAGACGTTGTGGGGGCTGATGGGACACCACTGACATCAAAAGAACATTACACCCGTGCACAAATGCAGGCTATCATTCATAAGGCTCAGGAATTGGGCATTAATCTTGTGCCAGAAATTGACACGCCAGGGCATGCTCTATCCTTTGTTAAAGTTCGTCCGGACTTGATGTACCAAGGAAGTGTGGGACGCCACCATGATGTGGAGAGAGTTGCCATGCTGAATTTGGAAGATAAGTATGATGAAACTCTAGCCTTTGTCAAGTCTGTTTATGATAAGCTCTTAGATGGAGAAAATGCACCATTGAAAGGTATCAAGACCATTCATATTGGTACAGATGAATACTATGGAAATTCTGAAAGCTATCGACGCTATGCCAATGATTTAATGAATTATATTAAATCCAAAGGCTTGACCCCTCGGATTTGGGGATCTTTATCGATAAAAACAGGAAGAACTCCAGTTGATTTTACAGGTTCAGAAGTTGATATTTGGAACCTGGGTTGGCAAGATCCTGGAGCAGCACTAGCTCTAGGTGCAAAGATTATCAATATCTTAGATATTCCTACTTACAGTGTACCAAGTGGCTCAGGTAGTCGTGGTGGTTACGGAGATTATAACGACTACGTTCGTCAATACAATGCTTGGCAGCCAAATGATTTTAGTGTTGCTGGTGGTAAACGATTTGCAATGACACAGCCGAATATCTTGGGGGGTGGCTATGCCGTTTGGAATGATAATATTGATTTACATGAAACTGGTCTGACTTCTTATGACATTTTCAAGCGATTTTTTGCCGCTCTTCCAGTTACAGCACAAAAGACTTGGGGCTCTAGCCGTGCCGCTCAAACTTATGCTGAATTGACCCTGCTTGATTCTGAGAAGAAATATGCTCCAGCGACCAATCCAGACTATCGCATTTCAACAGAGATCTATAGAAGATTGACTGTTGATGCATTGAAACAATTGGCACGTCAAACAGAGCAAGGAAGTCCGTTAGTGATGACTGTTGCTCAAAAAATTCAGACGAGCCTTCCTCATGTCGGACCAAATGCCGTGCTAAGTCTGGATGTAGAATTGACAGGAGATGGGGTACAGCTATTTTCTAGTACAGGTAAAGATAAGTTGTATCTTGCAGATGAAGATGGTCGTATTGGTTATCAATTTGAACATATGAAGGTGCAGTTTGATACGATTCTTCCTAAAAATCAACGTGTGAAACTTGATTTGGTGACCAAAGAGCAGCTGACAGAGTTATATGTCAATGGGGAAAAACAAGCAATTCTTGCCCAAGAAGCCTATCCACGATTGGCTCACTATAGCTTGGTCTTGCCTTTGGAGATGATTGGAGGATTTAATGGGAAGCTGTATAATCTCCGCCTATCGAATGAAGAATTTCAGAATCCGCGTGTGATTGAGCCTGATCATTATGAGACAATCACAGCAAGTAGTGAAGAGGCGGATAATGCAACAGATCAAGAAGGGCTAATCGGTCTTGCTTTTGATGGCAAACCAGGGACTATCTGGCATAGTCATTGGACAAAAAAAGATGCTTCTTATACGGTGGATATGCATTTGAAGGCAGCGGAGATGGTCAATGGCTTGTCTTACTTGCCACGAAAAGGAGCGGAAAACGGGATTGTTACACGTTATGAAGTGTATGCCGACCGTGATGGAACACTGACAAAAGTGACCGAAGGAACTTGGGCTAAGAATGCAAAAGAGAAAATTGCTGCTTTTGATGGGGTAATGACAAATCATGTTCAGCTTAAAATCTTAGAAGGGCATGGCGGATTTGCCAGTGCCGCAGAGATTGCCCTCCTTCGTCCGTATGTGGTCAATGATGCTGAAACGTCAGAAGAAACGGAAAAACCAGCTGATTCTGGGATCTCAGACTTGCCTCCTTCAGTAGATAAGAAGCAAGATGCAGCTGCTACACCAAAGATATGGCAAGCTATTCACCATATAAACGATGCGGATCAAACTATTTCTTTTGATGATCAGTGGAAATTTCATTTGGGTGAGGCTGTCGGAGCAGAGTTAAAACAATTTGATGATGCGACTTGGCAGAATGTCAATTTGCCGCATGATTATAGTCTCACTCAGGATTATACTCAGGCAGGTGAGGGCGAAAGTGGCTATAAACCAGGCGGTATAGGCTGGTATCGTAAGAATTTTACGATTGGTGAAAAAGCTAAAAAAGGGCGAGTGATGCTCCAATTTGATGGCTCTTATATGGAGACAGAGGTCTTTATCAATGGGCAATCTTTAGGAAAACACCCCAATGGCTATACAGCATTTACCTATGATTTGACGGATTATATTAAAGATAATGAGGAAAATCTATTAGCTGTTAAAGTAACAAATACAATTCCAAGTTCACGATGGTATTCAGGTAGTGGTATTTATCGCTCTCTTCAGTTGCAGGTCATGCCAGAAGTTCACCTTGAAGAAAATGGGGTTTCTGTAAAAACACCTGATTTGGCAAGTACTTATCAAGATGCAGCAGGTAGCAGGGTTGGGATTGATGCCCAAGTAGTGAATCAAGGCACTAGCGATGCGACGGTTTCTGTAAAAACGACCTTGTTTGAACGGAATGCTGATGGCAGCTTAGGAAGGCAAGTGGCGAGTGCGGATTCTGGGGCTCAAATGATAGGGGCTGGTCAATCTCACGCTCTTCATACACAGATGCAGCTTGTTCACCCTAAATTGTGGTCAGTGGACAACCCTAATTTATATATAGTCAAGACAGAGATTTACAAAGACGGAGAAAAAATCCATTCCAATCAACAGGAAACAGGCTTCCGATTTACCCGATTTGATGAAAATAGAGGCTTTTTCCTAAATGGTCAAGCGACAAAATTAAAAGGGGTCAGTATGCACCATGACCAAGGGGCTCTAGGTGCAGCGGCTTATGCGGATGCTATTGCTCGCCAGTTTGATATTTTAAAAGACATGGGAGTTAATGCTGTTCGTGTAACCCATAATCCTTCTTCTCGTGTGATGAAAGATATTGCAAATCGAAAAGGCATGCTCTTGATTGATGAAGCATTTGATACTTGGGAACATGCCAAAAATGGCAATCAGTTTGACTATGCCCGTTGGTTTAATACCCCAATTGGTGAGAAAAATGCAAAATATCTGCAAAACGTTCGGTCTGCTGATCAGACCTGGGCAGAGTATGATATCAAGCGAATGGTTAGAAGTGGTGTTAACGATCCATCCATTATCATGTGGTCCACAGGAAATGAAGTTATGGAAGGCTTTAGTGCCAATGTATCAAATTATCCACAGTTAATTGAACGTTTGATTAATTGGATTGATGAGGCAGACGGAAGTCGTCCAGCTACCTTAGGAGACAATAAATTAAAACAATCCTTGCGAGAATCCGTTGGAATGGCGAATGCTCTTAGCAATCGTACCACAGGTCCAAAAGGGGTTGTTGGCTATAATTACGCAGATGGAAGTCAGTATGACAGAGGCCATAGAGAGCACCCTGATTGGATTATGTATGGCTCTGAGACAGCTTCTGCTATCAATAGCCGTGGAGTTTATACTGTCAAGGGAAATGCTCGTCGCAATGATAAACAGCTTACTTCTTATGATCAGTCTAAGGTTAATTGGGGGCATTATGCAAGTCAAGCTTGGTATGACACCATCAAACGGGACTTTGTTGCAGGAGAATTTGTCTGGACAGGATTTGATTATCTCGGAGAGCCAACTCCGTGGAATGGGACAGGAGCTGGAGCTGTTGCTGGCTGGCCATCACCAAAAAGCTCATATTTTGGCATTGTAGATACGGCAGGATTTCCAAAAGATAGTTTCTACTTTTACCAAAGCCAGTGGAATGACAAAGTCCACACTCTTCACGTGTTACCAGGTTCTTGGAATGAGGAGGAATTAAGTCTTCAAAATAATGAAGTAGAAGTGGTTGTGTATTCAGATGCAGCTAAAGTGAAATTGGTTCATATTAGTCCAGATGGACAAGAGACGGATCTGGGAACCAAAGCTTTTACAGCCCATACGACAGAAGCTGGTCATCGTTATCAGGTCTATGAAGACGATGATAAGCAAGCAGAAGAACATAAAAATCTTTACCTAACATGGCGCGTGCCTTATCGTGCAGGTAGGATTAAGGCGATTGCCTATGATCAGAATAATCAGGAGATTTTAGACACGCAAGGTCGCAAAGAAATTAAGAACTTTGGGGCTCCTAGCCGTGTTGTGGCTCGTATTTCTCCATCAAGCCGAACCATCACGCAGGGAAATCAGACTGTAGATAATCATTCGCTTGTGTATGTGGAGCTGGCTGTGGAAGATCAAGCAGGAGAATTGGTCGCAAATAGTAAGGTTCCGATTACGGTGCAAGTGACTGGACCAGCTGAGTTAATCGGAATGGATAACGGAGATCCGACGGACTACACACCTTATCAAGAGCATCAACGGAAAGCCTTTGGAGGAAAAGCCATTGCGATTTTGAGGATGACAGGTGAAGCCGGTCAAGTGCAGATTCATGCAACCTCGCCACAGTTAGAAGGTGCACAACTTGACTTTTCAGTCCGTGGCAGATCAACTCCAGACAAGAAAACCATCACTGATGTTGAACTTGCAAAGACAGTGTATGTGAAAAAAGGAAATGAACTTCAGTTGCCACAAACGGTTCGAGTTCGCTACAGTGATCACACAGTGGAAAATCGAATGATTTCCTTTGACGAAAATCTTGTACGTGAGAAACTTGCCTTGGGAGAATCCTTCACTCTTACAGGACAGGTTGAGGGGTTAGAAGCCCCTGTGGACATGTTTGTAGCTGTGATTGATCAGGTTGCGAGCATGAAACATATTAGCATGGTAACTGCTGTGGGAAATGCTCCTCAGTTGCCGTCTACAGTTCAAGCATATTTGGCAGATGGTAAGCTACTTGCAATTCCGTTTCCAGTAGAGTGGACGTTGCCAGAAGCTACGGTTTACCAGAAAGAAGGACAAGTAACGATTGAAGGTCGGGCACAGGTGCTTGGAGACCTCTTGCCTGTCAAGGCTTTTGTACGGATTGCTCAGCCAACTGAAACCTTGGATCAAAATGTGGCACCAAGTGTCGTACGGCTGACGGAAGATACAGAGGGTGAAACATCTGATACTTTAGAAGCGATCAAAGATCAGGGGTTGACAGTTGCTGCCAATAACTCTGGCGGTGCCAATCCTACGATTTGGTCAAACTATGCCTCTTCACAACGAGGAGATACAAATTCCACCTTGACGTTTGAGTACGATACTGCACAGAATATTTCTCAGGTCGATGTATATTATGCGACAGACACCTATGCTTTAGCCCTTCCTAAGTCCACTACATTTTCATGGAAGCTATCTGGTGAAAGTGCCGCAGAAGTTATTGGGGCCCACCAGATCGCTACTAGCACCGAAGGGCGTGTAACCAAAGTTTCCTATAAGCTAGATAGAATTGTACCAGCTGTTATCTTTAATATTCATGTAGAGAATGCTGATAAGAGCCCAGGTAAAGGAAAACCGTCTACAGGAATTGTTGAAACCAAACTATGGACAGCTGTGACGAATCTTGTCGCACATCATGATGCTAATCTGTCTGAAATTCGCTTAGGCGACCAAGTAATCTCAGGGGAAGGCTTGACCGAAACTATCTTTGCATCAAGCATGCCTACAACTATAGAAGCCAATAATACAGCCAAAAATGTCGGCGTTACGATTTTACCAGCTAATAATAACGAGATTCTTATCCTGACAGAATCTGAGGATAAGAGCCAACATAAAACTTATAGGGTCAAGTTGGGCTATATTCCGAATGCTGAATGGAGTATCGAGGCAGGATCGGTTGAAAATAGAGAGTCTGAGGCGGTGGAACATATCAAGGATGAAAAACCTAGAACGCTTTGGCATTCTGCTTGGGCAGGAACAACTGTGGATAATCTTTACCTCACAATGGATACAGGAAAGAATCGTCTATTGAGTGGCCTTGCTTATCTTCCGCGTCAAGATGGTTCTTCAAATGGAAAAGTATCTGAATACGAAGTATATATTAGTTCTGATAAAGAAAATTGGATAAAAGTAGCGACAGGTAGTCTGCCAGATACGACCGATTGGCAGGAAATTTCTTTTGCACCACAAGAAGGTCGGTATTTGAAATTCCAAGCCTTACATACGAGAGGAGATAGCGGTACAGACCGATTTATGTCTGCAGCTGAAATTAGAATTAGAGAGGCTGCGGAGACGACTGTTCCTGAAAAACCAACGCTAGAATTGCACCATTCCGTAGGCGACGTTGCGGCTCCAACGGTATCCGAAAAACCAATTTTGGAATTACATCATTCCGTAGGTGACATTCCCGCTCCAACGGTATCTGACAAACCAACCTTGGAATTGCATCACTCTGTGGGAGATGTTTCAGCCCCAACGGTATCCGAAAAACCAATTTTGGAATTGCACCACTCAGTAGGTGACATTCCCGCCCCAACGGTATCTGAGAAACCAACGCTAGAATTGCACCACTCAGTAGGTGACATTCCAGCCCCAACCGTTTCTGAGAAACCTATTCTAGAGTTGCATCACTCCGTAGGTGATGTTGCAGCCCCAACCGTTTCTGAGAAACCAACGCTAGAATTGCACCACTCCGTAGGTGACGTTCCCGCCCCAACCGTTTCCGAGAAACCAATCTTGGAATTGCACCACTCCGTAGGCGACGTTCCCGCCCCAACCGTTTCTGAAAAGCCAATTTTAGAATTGCCCCATTCCGTGGGTGACGTTCCCGCCCCAACAGTTTCCGAAAAACCAATTTTGGAATTGCATCATTCCGTAGGTGATGTTGCAGCCCCAACGGTATCCGAAAAACCAATTTTGGAATTGCACCACTCCGTAGGCGACATTCCCGCCCCAACCGTTTCTGAGAAACCAATCTTGGAATTACATCACTCAGTAGGCGACGTTCCCGCTCCAACGGTATCCGAAAAACCAATTTTAGAATTGCACCATTCGGTAGGCGACATTCCCGCCCCAACCGTTTCCGAGAAACCAACGCTGGAATTGCATCACTCCGTGGGAGACGCTGCCGCCCCAATGGTATCTGAGAAACCAATTTTGGAATTACATCATTCCGTGGGTGACGTTGCAGCCCCAACCGTTTCTGAAAAGCCAATTTTAGAATTGCACCACTCGGTAGGCGACATTCCAGCACCAACAGTTTCCGAGAAACCAACCTTGGAATTGCATCATTCCGTAGGCGATGTTCCTGCTCCAACGGTATCCGAAAAACCAACCTTGGAAATGCACCACTCCGTAGGCGATGTTTCAGCACCAACCGTTTCCGAGAAACCAATTCTAGAATTGTACCACTCCGTGGGTGACGCTGCCGCCCCAACGGTATCCGGGAAACCAACGCTAGAATTGCACCACTCCGTAGGCGACGTTGCAGCCCCAACGGTATCCGAGAAACCAACGCTAGAATTGCACCATTCCGTAGGTGATGTTGCGGCTCCAACCGTTTCCGAGAAACCAACGCTAGAATTGCATCACTCCGTGGGTGACGCTGCCGCCCCAACCGTTTCTGAGAAACCAATTTTAGAGTTGCACCACTCCGTGGGTGACGTTCCCGCACCAACGGTATCCGAAAAACCAACGCTAGAATTGCATCACGCAGTGGGTGGAACTGTTGCCGACAAACCAACACTTGAGTTAGGTAATGTAGTGAGTGCCACTCCAGCGCCAACTGTTGAGGATAAGATGATGGGCTTGGTTCACGAAGGAACACAGCTGAAGGTTGTTGGTTCCGTTGCTGCCTTGAACGGTGCTACAAAGTTGAGAGTTCGTCCAATGGCTTCAACTGCTCCTGCTTTGGAAAATCAAAACTATGAATTGTACGATGTGACTCTTTATAATGAAAAAGACGAACCGGTACAAATCAAGGGAGAAGTAACCGTTGTCCTTCCAAGTAAGGGTAAAGTGGATAAAGTCTACTATGTTCTTAACAATATGACAGAAAGTCTGCCATTCGTCCAAAATGCGGATCAGACAGAAGTCGTGTTTAAGGTTACTCACTTTAGCCAATATGGACTTGTTTACGCCAAAGGCGAACCTGCACCAGTGGTGAATGGAGTGGAGGTAAAACCAGTCAATACCGCTACGACTGTGAAACCAGGTATTCAATTGCTTGCAAATGACAAGAAAGAAGAAAAGATGGAGGCTCAAAGCATGCCAGCAGATAAGATGATGGCAGACAAAGAGATGAAGTCTGAACAGTCCTTGCCAAATACAGGCAGTGCAGAGTCAGCACTTGGTTTAGCAGGTCTTGTTTTAATGGCGATGGGAGCTAGTGCTCTGAAGCCTAGAAACAAAGATGTGTAA